AAGCGATTGATCCACAGCCCCCCACAGGGAATTTCCAAGGTTTGCAAGGCCGCTAAAAACCGTTGCGTTTCTAGCCAACTCATGGGTTCGGCGATCGCCACCACGAGGCAGGCCGTATGGGCTTGATTCTGGAGTAAGGATCGCCCCGCTGCTAGATCGGTTTTCATCGTCTGCAAAAAGGCATCGGCATCGTCCGGTGTGTAGCGACCCGTAAAGGTTTGCTCAATGTTGCGGTGCTTTTGCTGAAACAGTTCCAGGGCTTGCAGGAGCCCATCCAGAAAATCCATTAATTCAAACAAATTCAGGGTGTGACCGCTGGGGGCCATATCCACCACAATCCGATCCGCTTGCTGCTGATTGAGGAGCTGTTGGATTTCCAGAATTCCCATCAGTTCATCGAGTCCAGGCCAATCCAGATCCCAAACAGGGGTCAAATCCTCTCCGGCTACAAAGCTGCCTCGCTCCACCAATAGTTCCAAGACCGTGCCATAGCGATCCTTGAAAACGTGCAATAATTTCTCCGCATCCAGCGATCGCACCTGAAGGTTAGGCGCGTCTGGCAAAGGCTGCGCCGTATCGGAGACCGGCACCTGCAACACATCCCCGAGGGAATGGGCGGGATCAGTGGATAACAGCAACACCTGATCTTGGGGAAATCGCTGTGCCCAGTAGCGGGCAAAGCCGCAAGCTAGGGTGGTTTTACCCACGCCTCCTTTGCCACTGAACATTGCCAGGTGTAGGGAATCGTACCGATGCATGATCTCCAGCCTTGTCAACGCGAACTGCTAGCTCAGTTTCAGGGGAGGGCTAGCTTGGTGGTGCCCATCATACAAGGTAAACGCTGCAAGCAGCGGGGAATTTACCCGTTCCAGATTAAAATGGTTAGGCAGCTGTGAGACTTGGTTGTGCAGCCTGGTGCGCCTAAGCCTCCTTCCAGCAGTCAAATGGCACAGGTCGTTCACTGCCTCAAGATCTTATAGCGGCTATTAAGCTGGTGAAGTACAGTCGATTCCTGACTGGCAAAAGCTTCAGGACTGGAAGCGTACCGTACTCAACCGAGAATTGCTATAGACAGCGAATATGAATTTAAAACATCGGCTTTTCTGGGGGGCAGCACTGGGAGCTGGACTGCTCGATCGGATCACTAAGTTATGGATGATGCAAACCTTTACCGTGGGTCAAACCCTGCCCCTCTGGCCGGGGGTGTTGCATTTAACCTATGTCACCAATAGCGGTGCTGCGTTTAGCCTGTTTACCCAGGGGAGTGGGTGGTTGCGCTGGCTTTCCCTGGTGGTGAGTGTGGGGTTAATGGCCATGGCGATTTGGGGGCCAAAGCTGAGCCGTTGGGAACAGGCAGGTTACGGTTTTATTCTGGGCGGGGCGCTGGGCAATGGCCTTGATCGTTTTGCCTATGGCAGCGTTGTGGACTTTCTAGATCTGCGATTCATCCACTTTCCCGTCTTTAATCTGGCCGATATCAGTATCAATATTGGGATTGCCTGTTTGCTGGTGACGGCTTTTCATAAACAACCACCGCCGCCAACTCGAGGCGATCACCAGCCCTAATGACCGATTACCCTTGCCTCCCTACTGCCACAGATAAGGCTGGGGCAGCCACCTGGATGGGATGGCCGAGGATTCACAGGGCTCACAGAACGTTCTAGAGTGGGATAGCAGATCACTGGAAATTGGCGATGCGACTGTCTCAGATGCTCTTGGTGACGCTGCGGGAAGATCCCGCAGAAGCAGAAATTCCCAGCCACAAACTCCTGCTTCGAGCGGGATATATGCGGCGCATTGCCAGTGGAGTCTACGCCTATCTGCCCTTGCTGTGGCGGGTGCTGCAAAAAATTGCCCGAATTGTCCGCGAAGAGATGGATGCCACGGGGGCTCAAGAATGTTTACTGCCGCAACTGCAACCTGCGGAACTGTGGCAGGAATCAGGTCGCTGGGATACTTACACCAAAGCCGAGGGGATTATGTTTGCCCTCCACGATCGCCAGGGTCGGGATCTGGGGTTAGGGCCAACCCATGAGGAAGTGATTACGGCGATCGCCCGGGACATGATTCGCTCCTATCGCCAATTGCCCCTGCACCTCTATCAGATGCAAACCAAGTTTCGGGATGAGATTCGGCCTCGTTTTGGCTTGATGCGCGGTCGGGAGTTCATCATGAAGGATGGTTACTCCTTCCATGGAGATGAAGCCAGCCTCAAGCAAACCTACCTGGAGATGCACCGAGCTTACAGCAATATTTTCCGGCGCTGTGGCTTGGACTTCCGGGCCGTAGAGGCCGATTCCGGTGCCATCGGGGGGTCGGGTTCCCAAGAATTCATGGTGTTGGCCGATGCTGGGGAAGATGAAATCCTCTACACCGAAGATGGCCAGTACGCCGCCAATGTGGAAAAGGCGGTTTCCGTTCCCCCCGATGCCCTGCCGTCCCCCTTCACCACCTATGAACTGCGGCCCACTCCAGGGACGGACACGATTGAAAAACTCTGCCAGTTTCTCCAGTGCTCCCCTACTCAGGTGGTGAAAAACCTCCTCTACCAGGTGGTCTACGACACGGGGATGACGGTTCTAGTCTTAGTGAGTCTTCGGGGTGACCAGGAGGTCAATGGTGTTAAGTTGCAGAATCAGCTAACGCGACTCGCGGCTGCCTACGGCGGCAATACGGTGCTATCGTTAACAGTGCCCGATGCCGAGGCTCAGGCAAAATGGGCCTCCCAACCCCTGCCCTTGGGATATCTGGCCCCGGATCTCGCCGATACCTATATTCAATCCGTTCCCCATCTGGTTCCCCAGTTTCTGCGTCTGGTGGATCGCACCGTCGTTGATTTGCAGAATTTTGTCACCGGTTCAAACCAACCTGATTATCATATGGTCGGCGCAAACTGGGGTCAGCAGGTGTCGATGCCGCAACGAGTTGTGGATGTGCGCAAAGCTAGACCCGGCGATCGCGCCTTTCATGATCCCAGCCAATGTTTACAGACGGCACGGGGAATTGAAGTTGGGCACATTTTTCAACTGGGAACCAAGTACTCCCAGGCCTTAGGCGCTACCTACACCAATGAACAAGGCGAAGAAATTCCCCTGGTCATGGGGTGTTATGGGTTGGGGGTCTCGCGACTGGCGCAGTCCGCCGTGGAACAGTCCTACGACAAAGATGGCATAATCTGGCCGGTGGCAATCGCCCCGTACCAGGCCATTGTGACCATTCCGAATCTCAAAGATCCCGATCAGATACAGGCAGCCGAGCAACTCTATACAGCCTTGAATCAAGCCGGGATTGAAACCCTGTTGGATGATCGGGATGAGCGCCCAGGGGTGAAATTCAAAGATGCAGACCTGCTAGGGATTCCCTTCCGGATTGTACCGGGGCGATCGCTGAAGCAGGGTAAGGTGGAAGTGGGGCAACGGGCAACCCACCGGGTGGAAGAAATTCCCCTTGATCAGGTGGTGATGACCCTCCAACAGCTGATTGCGGTTGCCACTGAGTGAACCTGGCGGCATCCCTATCAATAGTGGGTGGGAGGCAGTTTCTGTAAGCGTTGCCGCGATCGCTCAAGTGCTTGTTGCAATTTTTTTACCTGGATCGGCTTACTGAGATAATCATCCATGCCCGCTGCCAAGCAGAGATCGCGGTCTTCAGCCATGGCATTCGCAGTCAAGGCAATAATTTGGGGTCTGGGATTGTGGGTCTGGCAAATTTGGCGAGTAGCTGCGAGCCCGTCCATCTGGGGCATTTGGACATCCATTAGCACCACCTCATAGGCGTGCTGTTGCAGCGCTGCTAGCACTTCAAGACCATTGTTGACCACCTCGGCCTGATAACCCAGCTTCTCTAGGATCTTCAAGATCACGGTTTGATTGACAATATTATCCTCGGCGACCAAAATCCTGAGGGGTGAGAAGGCATAGGGTGGGGAGACCTGCGGGGGGGGTCTGTTGGGGAGTGAGATTGGGAGTCATGGCCGTTTTGCCGTCCCTGACCCTATCGGTGGGCCTGACTAGTTGAGTCGGCATCAGGCTATCGGGGATAGCTGAGGTAACCATCGTAAACCAGAAGGTTGATCCGTTGCCCACTTGACTTTCAACCCAAATTCGACCCTGCATG
The Neosynechococcus sphagnicola sy1 DNA segment above includes these coding regions:
- the lspA gene encoding signal peptidase II, encoding MNLKHRLFWGAALGAGLLDRITKLWMMQTFTVGQTLPLWPGVLHLTYVTNSGAAFSLFTQGSGWLRWLSLVVSVGLMAMAIWGPKLSRWEQAGYGFILGGALGNGLDRFAYGSVVDFLDLRFIHFPVFNLADISINIGIACLLVTAFHKQPPPPTRGDHQP
- the proS gene encoding proline--tRNA ligase — protein: MRLSQMLLVTLREDPAEAEIPSHKLLLRAGYMRRIASGVYAYLPLLWRVLQKIARIVREEMDATGAQECLLPQLQPAELWQESGRWDTYTKAEGIMFALHDRQGRDLGLGPTHEEVITAIARDMIRSYRQLPLHLYQMQTKFRDEIRPRFGLMRGREFIMKDGYSFHGDEASLKQTYLEMHRAYSNIFRRCGLDFRAVEADSGAIGGSGSQEFMVLADAGEDEILYTEDGQYAANVEKAVSVPPDALPSPFTTYELRPTPGTDTIEKLCQFLQCSPTQVVKNLLYQVVYDTGMTVLVLVSLRGDQEVNGVKLQNQLTRLAAAYGGNTVLSLTVPDAEAQAKWASQPLPLGYLAPDLADTYIQSVPHLVPQFLRLVDRTVVDLQNFVTGSNQPDYHMVGANWGQQVSMPQRVVDVRKARPGDRAFHDPSQCLQTARGIEVGHIFQLGTKYSQALGATYTNEQGEEIPLVMGCYGLGVSRLAQSAVEQSYDKDGIIWPVAIAPYQAIVTIPNLKDPDQIQAAEQLYTALNQAGIETLLDDRDERPGVKFKDADLLGIPFRIVPGRSLKQGKVEVGQRATHRVEEIPLDQVVMTLQQLIAVATE
- a CDS encoding response regulator — encoded protein: MVAEDNIVNQTVILKILEKLGYQAEVVNNGLEVLAALQQHAYEVVLMDVQMPQMDGLAATRQICQTHNPRPQIIALTANAMAEDRDLCLAAGMDDYLSKPIQVKKLQQALERSRQRLQKLPPTHY